The following proteins are encoded in a genomic region of Pikeienuella piscinae:
- a CDS encoding DUF1638 domain-containing protein produces the protein MDAVSDDTLTERGLDAAGPKGAGRILLLACGALAREILALKALNGWEHMDLTCLPAILHLTPEKIPEAVRAAVRKGRARGYAEVFVVYADCGTGGMLDRVCEEEGVQRIEGPHCYSFFDGNATFAARGDDEMRVFYLTDFLVKQFDAFVIRPMGLDRYPQLRDMIFGNYEELIYLAQTDDPALDRAAAAAAERLGLAYRRRFTGYGDLGVALRGLTVEV, from the coding sequence ATGGACGCGGTCAGCGACGATACGCTGACCGAACGCGGGCTGGATGCGGCCGGTCCGAAGGGCGCGGGCCGTATTCTTCTTCTCGCCTGCGGCGCCCTGGCGCGAGAGATCCTCGCGCTGAAGGCGCTGAACGGCTGGGAGCACATGGATCTCACATGCCTGCCGGCGATCCTGCATCTGACGCCGGAGAAGATACCGGAAGCGGTGCGCGCAGCGGTGCGCAAGGGCCGCGCGCGGGGCTACGCGGAGGTCTTCGTCGTTTACGCCGATTGCGGCACCGGCGGCATGCTCGACCGCGTCTGCGAGGAGGAAGGCGTGCAGCGGATCGAGGGGCCGCACTGTTATTCCTTCTTCGACGGCAACGCCACATTCGCGGCGCGGGGCGACGATGAGATGCGGGTCTTCTATCTGACCGACTTTCTCGTGAAGCAGTTCGACGCCTTTGTGATCCGGCCCATGGGGCTCGACCGGTATCCGCAGCTGCGCGACATGATCTTCGGCAATTACGAGGAGCTGATCTATCTGGCGCAGACCGACGACCCCGCACTCGACCGCGCGGCGGCTGCGGCGGCGGAGCGGCTCGGCCTCGCGTATCGGCGGCGTTTCACCGGCTATGGCGATCTTGGCGTCGCGCTTCGCGGCCTGACGGTCGAGGTCTGA
- a CDS encoding ABC-F family ATP-binding cassette domain-containing protein — translation MLTITDLGFTLAGRRLFDGATMRAPDRARIGLVGRNGTGKTTLFRLIEGELTADAGTIEIRRGARIGGVKQEVPAGPDPLIEIVLAADRERASLLAEAEVATDPHRIAEIQLRLTDIDAHSAEARAAAILSGLGFDAAAQARAAAEFSGGWRMRVALASVLFAAPDLLLLDEPTNYLDLEGAVWLESFLARYPATAMVISHDRGLLNRSVDRILHLSGQKLTLYAGGYDDFDKKRRADAAQTEAAIAKQTRERAHIQSFVDRFRYKASKAKQAQSRLKMLERMQPISSAAEGTVAPFRFHCGEELSPPIIAFEKVSVGYDGKPVLRDISLRIDPDDRIALLGANGQGKSTLAKLISRRLSPIEGVETRAAKLRIGYFAQHQTDELHEDETPVQHIRRLLPDQPEAKLRGRLGAVGIGAEIATNKVRSLSGGQKARLLLALMTVHQPQLLILDEPTNHLDIESREALAQALAEYEGAVILIAHDAELVGAVADRLWLVSEGGVKPFDGDMDDYRALLLADRGGVRREREKAEKPKPAKRDRAAERATLATLRAEARAAEARVAKIETMKAKIDEALADPDLYISQPKHRFAQLQKKRAEIVEGLERAEQIWLKAQERLDDAE, via the coding sequence ATGCTGACGATCACCGACCTTGGATTCACCCTCGCCGGCCGCCGCCTTTTCGACGGCGCGACGATGCGCGCGCCCGACCGGGCGCGGATCGGCCTCGTCGGACGCAACGGAACCGGCAAGACCACGCTTTTCCGGCTGATCGAGGGCGAACTGACCGCCGACGCCGGAACGATCGAGATTCGCCGCGGCGCCAGGATCGGCGGCGTGAAGCAGGAGGTGCCCGCAGGCCCCGACCCCCTGATCGAGATCGTGCTCGCGGCGGATCGAGAGCGCGCATCGCTCCTCGCGGAGGCGGAGGTCGCGACCGATCCGCACCGGATCGCCGAAATCCAGTTGCGGCTCACCGATATCGACGCCCATTCCGCCGAAGCGCGCGCTGCGGCGATCCTCTCCGGGCTCGGCTTCGACGCGGCGGCGCAGGCCCGCGCTGCGGCCGAGTTCTCCGGCGGCTGGCGGATGCGCGTCGCGCTGGCCTCGGTGCTATTCGCCGCGCCCGACCTCCTGCTCCTCGACGAGCCGACGAACTATCTCGACCTTGAAGGCGCGGTCTGGCTGGAAAGTTTTCTCGCGCGCTATCCGGCGACGGCGATGGTGATCAGCCATGACCGGGGGCTTCTCAACCGCTCGGTCGACCGCATCCTGCACCTGAGCGGTCAGAAGCTGACGCTCTACGCCGGCGGCTATGACGATTTCGATAAGAAGCGCCGGGCTGACGCCGCGCAAACCGAGGCCGCCATCGCCAAGCAAACGCGCGAGCGCGCGCACATCCAGAGCTTCGTCGACCGCTTCCGCTACAAGGCGTCGAAAGCGAAACAGGCGCAATCCCGCCTGAAGATGCTGGAGCGGATGCAGCCGATCTCCAGCGCCGCCGAGGGGACGGTCGCGCCGTTTCGCTTTCATTGCGGCGAGGAACTCTCTCCGCCGATCATCGCCTTCGAAAAGGTGAGCGTCGGCTATGACGGCAAGCCGGTGCTGCGCGACATCTCGCTCCGCATCGACCCGGACGACCGGATCGCGCTGCTCGGCGCCAACGGTCAGGGCAAATCGACGCTGGCGAAACTGATCTCGCGCCGGCTCTCGCCCATCGAGGGCGTCGAGACCCGCGCGGCGAAGCTCCGCATCGGCTATTTCGCGCAGCACCAGACGGACGAGCTGCACGAGGACGAAACCCCAGTCCAGCACATCCGTCGACTGCTGCCCGACCAGCCGGAGGCGAAGTTGCGCGGGCGTCTCGGTGCGGTCGGCATCGGCGCCGAGATCGCCACCAACAAGGTGCGCTCGCTTTCCGGCGGGCAGAAGGCGCGCCTTCTGCTGGCGCTGATGACCGTCCATCAGCCGCAGCTTCTGATCCTCGACGAGCCGACCAACCACCTCGACATCGAAAGTCGTGAGGCGCTGGCCCAGGCGCTGGCGGAATATGAGGGGGCGGTGATCCTGATCGCCCATGACGCGGAGCTTGTCGGCGCCGTCGCAGATCGGCTCTGGCTGGTTTCCGAGGGCGGCGTGAAGCCGTTCGACGGAGATATGGACGACTACCGCGCTCTCCTCCTCGCCGACCGCGGCGGGGTGCGGCGGGAGCGAGAGAAGGCGGAGAAACCGAAACCCGCCAAACGCGACCGCGCCGCCGAGCGCGCCACGCTCGCGACGCTGCGCGCCGAGGCGAGGGCGGCGGAGGCCCGAGTCGCGAAGATCGAGACGATGAAGGCGAAGATCGACGAGGCCCTCGCGGACCCCGACCTCTATATTTCGCAACCGAAGCACCGGTTCGCGCAATTGCAGAAAAAGCGCGCCGAGATCGTCGAAGGGTTGGAGCGGGCGGAGCAGATCTGGTTGAAGGCGCAGGAACGGCTGGACGACGCGGAATGA
- a CDS encoding SpoIIE family protein phosphatase, producing MRWLRMLADGRGWTVAPGWRVLGAALALTLVIGATSSESVFNTLFRLDARIIDLWQRLSGPDEPSGEVVVVGIDAAAIREKGRWPWGRSTLAELVEIIAAAKPKSLTLDILLTEPGPYSEVNLMRTFRAKGPEVFSYLPGDPDARLAAAIRSAPTALAVAGGSSRAIDDLPGLTQCAEPALMRAVAQPFLVECLLFPLALFESAASGYAVAFAEQDLDGVVRRGRALVGLPLQDDDGQASVTLLPAMPVAALTTCAPADPDCLAYDPAMAFLTDPAAGRRLRLTREDGGGPPAIPLTPSLALWLDFGALDALGAEGTGAARMISAAALFQGDADERARIEGRHVILGLARLGAIDQYTTPLASATGAAGVVIQALAADNILAGRVLGQPVWARNAALAYAVFVAFLALIRFGGVSMTVLVGFGGLTVLAPLAASWAAFEFGKSVILAATPALAALLAGAPVVYGRISALRRDLAEARETQAREEERMDAAREIQLGSLPFGADFTGIGFETAAICRPAQEVGGDFFELFQLSDGRLFAAVGDVSGKGLEASLVTALSKSIAGAVTDRTAGPLGAALGEIGREFIRQAPTAWRRDKGGFVTLVVARIDPQSGEAEFAAAGCEPPTVIGADGARRDVETPPVAPLGWLDSPRFETARLTLAPHDVILMFTDGVTEAETPGGALFGQAPAEKVAMGAAPGGAGAVVEALDAAVSAHQAGRAPTDDTTILAVAWTGPPADGAAAG from the coding sequence ATGAGGTGGCTCCGCATGCTCGCCGACGGTCGCGGATGGACCGTCGCGCCGGGTTGGCGCGTTCTGGGCGCGGCGCTTGCGCTGACGCTGGTTATCGGTGCGACGAGCAGTGAGAGCGTCTTCAACACGCTCTTCAGGCTCGATGCGCGGATAATCGACCTCTGGCAGCGCCTTTCCGGCCCGGATGAGCCGAGCGGCGAAGTCGTCGTCGTCGGCATCGACGCCGCGGCGATCCGCGAAAAGGGTCGCTGGCCTTGGGGCCGGTCGACGCTGGCCGAACTCGTCGAGATCATCGCGGCGGCCAAGCCGAAGAGCCTCACGCTCGACATTCTGCTGACCGAGCCGGGGCCCTATTCCGAGGTCAACCTGATGCGGACCTTCCGCGCGAAGGGACCGGAGGTGTTCTCCTATCTGCCGGGCGATCCCGACGCGCGGCTCGCCGCGGCGATCCGTTCGGCGCCGACCGCGCTCGCCGTCGCGGGGGGATCTTCGCGCGCCATCGACGACCTTCCCGGCCTCACCCAATGCGCCGAGCCGGCGCTGATGCGCGCGGTCGCGCAACCGTTTCTCGTCGAATGCCTGCTCTTCCCGCTCGCATTGTTCGAAAGCGCAGCCTCGGGCTACGCCGTCGCCTTCGCCGAGCAGGATCTCGATGGCGTGGTGCGCCGGGGGCGCGCACTTGTCGGCCTTCCTTTGCAGGACGATGACGGTCAGGCGAGTGTCACGCTTCTGCCCGCGATGCCGGTCGCGGCGCTGACGACCTGCGCGCCGGCCGACCCCGACTGCCTCGCCTATGATCCCGCGATGGCGTTTCTCACCGATCCGGCCGCGGGGCGCCGCCTGCGGCTGACGCGCGAGGATGGCGGCGGGCCGCCGGCGATCCCGTTGACGCCCAGCCTCGCGCTCTGGCTCGATTTCGGCGCGCTCGACGCGCTCGGCGCCGAGGGGACCGGCGCGGCGCGGATGATCTCCGCCGCCGCGCTCTTTCAGGGCGACGCCGATGAACGCGCGCGCATCGAAGGGCGCCATGTGATCCTCGGGCTCGCGCGCCTGGGCGCGATCGACCAGTATACGACGCCGCTCGCATCCGCGACGGGTGCGGCGGGCGTAGTCATTCAAGCGCTCGCGGCGGATAACATCCTCGCCGGACGCGTGCTCGGCCAGCCCGTCTGGGCGCGGAACGCGGCGCTCGCCTACGCGGTTTTCGTCGCCTTTCTCGCGCTGATCCGCTTTGGCGGCGTATCAATGACTGTGCTTGTCGGTTTCGGCGGCCTCACGGTTCTGGCTCCCCTCGCGGCGAGTTGGGCGGCGTTCGAGTTCGGGAAATCGGTGATTCTCGCGGCCACGCCCGCGCTTGCCGCTCTCCTCGCCGGCGCGCCGGTCGTCTATGGCCGCATTTCAGCGCTGCGGCGCGATCTTGCGGAAGCGCGCGAGACGCAGGCCCGCGAGGAAGAGCGCATGGACGCGGCGCGTGAGATTCAGCTCGGCTCCCTCCCTTTCGGCGCGGATTTCACCGGCATCGGCTTCGAGACCGCCGCGATATGCCGCCCGGCGCAGGAGGTTGGCGGCGATTTCTTCGAGTTGTTCCAGTTGTCGGACGGCCGGCTTTTCGCCGCAGTTGGCGATGTGTCCGGCAAAGGGCTAGAGGCCAGTCTGGTGACCGCCCTCTCGAAATCCATCGCCGGCGCGGTGACCGACCGGACCGCCGGCCCGCTTGGCGCGGCGCTTGGCGAGATCGGGCGCGAGTTCATCCGGCAGGCGCCGACCGCGTGGCGGCGCGACAAGGGCGGGTTCGTCACCCTGGTCGTCGCCCGGATCGACCCGCAAAGCGGTGAAGCCGAGTTCGCCGCCGCCGGGTGCGAGCCGCCGACCGTAATCGGCGCCGATGGCGCGCGCCGTGACGTGGAGACGCCGCCCGTCGCCCCGCTCGGCTGGCTGGACTCGCCGCGTTTCGAGACCGCGCGACTCACGCTCGCGCCCCATGATGTGATCCTGATGTTCACCGACGGCGTAACCGAGGCGGAGACACCCGGCGGCGCGCTTTTCGGTCAGGCGCCGGCGGAGAAGGTCGCGATGGGGGCGGCGCCCGGCGGCGCCGGCGCTGTCGTCGAGGCGCTCGACGCGGCGGTGTCGGCCCATCAGGCCGGTCGCGCGCCGACTGACGACACAACGATCCTCGCCGTCGCGTGGACTGGACCGCCCGCCGACGGCGCCGCGGCGGGTTGA
- the guaA gene encoding glutamine-hydrolyzing GMP synthase: MSTLDPAALHQRLLIIDFGSQVTQLIARRLRELNVYCEIHPFQSVDEAFLKDFAPRAIILSGGPASVIDEGSPRPPKGVFTLGVPVLGVCYGQQVMMEMLGGEVVRGDGTAEFGRAYVAPTGEPLNLLEGWFAPENSGGREQVWMSHGDHVARLAPGFEVYGASPNAPFAVTADQARRFYAVQFHPEVHHTPNGGRLYENFVRIAGFTRDWTMAAYREQAIAAIRDRVGGEKVICGLSGGVDSSVAAVLIHEAIGDRLTCVFVDTGLMREGEADEVVGMFRDHYNIPLIHADESSLFLDALNGVSDPEIKRKIIGGLFVEVFEKHAHSVGGAKFLAQGTLYPDVIESVSFSGGPSVTIKSHHNVGGLPERMNMKLVEPLRELFKDEVRALGRELGLPDSFVGRHPFPGPGLAIRCPGEITPEKLSILRKADAVYIDQIRRHGLYNDIWQAFVALLPVRTVGVMGDSRTYDYACALRAVTSVDGMTADYYPFSHEFLGETATRIINEVKGINRVTYDITSKPPGTIEWE, translated from the coding sequence ATGAGCACGCTCGATCCCGCCGCGCTGCATCAGCGCCTTCTCATCATCGACTTCGGCAGCCAGGTGACGCAACTGATCGCGCGGCGCCTTCGCGAGCTGAACGTCTATTGCGAAATTCATCCGTTTCAGAGCGTCGACGAGGCGTTCCTGAAGGATTTCGCGCCGCGCGCGATTATCCTCTCCGGTGGTCCGGCGAGCGTGATCGACGAAGGAAGCCCACGCCCGCCCAAGGGCGTCTTCACGCTCGGCGTGCCGGTTCTGGGCGTTTGCTACGGTCAGCAGGTGATGATGGAGATGCTCGGCGGCGAGGTCGTGCGCGGCGACGGAACGGCGGAGTTCGGCCGCGCCTATGTCGCTCCGACGGGCGAGCCGCTCAATCTGTTGGAGGGTTGGTTCGCGCCCGAAAATTCGGGCGGGCGCGAGCAGGTCTGGATGAGCCACGGCGATCACGTCGCCCGGCTCGCGCCCGGATTCGAAGTTTACGGCGCCTCGCCGAACGCGCCTTTCGCGGTGACGGCGGACCAGGCGCGCCGCTTCTATGCGGTGCAATTCCATCCCGAAGTTCACCACACGCCGAACGGTGGGCGGCTCTATGAGAATTTCGTGCGGATCGCAGGGTTCACCCGCGACTGGACCATGGCGGCCTATCGCGAGCAGGCGATCGCGGCGATTCGCGACCGAGTCGGCGGCGAGAAGGTGATCTGCGGGCTTTCGGGCGGCGTCGATTCATCCGTGGCGGCGGTGCTGATCCACGAGGCGATCGGCGACCGACTCACCTGCGTATTCGTCGACACCGGGCTGATGCGCGAGGGCGAGGCGGATGAAGTGGTCGGCATGTTCCGCGATCACTACAACATCCCACTGATCCACGCCGATGAAAGCAGCCTGTTTCTCGACGCGCTGAACGGCGTCTCCGACCCCGAAATCAAGCGCAAGATCATCGGCGGGCTCTTCGTCGAGGTGTTCGAGAAACACGCTCACTCCGTTGGCGGCGCGAAGTTTCTGGCGCAGGGCACGCTTTATCCGGATGTGATCGAGAGCGTCAGCTTTTCCGGCGGCCCCTCCGTCACCATCAAGAGCCATCACAATGTCGGCGGCCTGCCGGAGCGGATGAACATGAAGCTGGTGGAGCCGCTGCGCGAGCTTTTCAAGGACGAGGTGCGGGCGCTCGGGCGCGAGCTTGGTCTTCCAGACAGCTTCGTCGGCCGCCACCCCTTCCCCGGCCCCGGCCTGGCGATCCGTTGCCCGGGCGAGATCACGCCGGAGAAACTGTCGATCCTCCGGAAGGCGGACGCGGTCTATATCGACCAGATTCGCCGTCACGGCCTCTATAACGATATCTGGCAGGCCTTCGTCGCGCTCCTGCCGGTGCGCACGGTCGGAGTGATGGGCGATTCGCGCACCTATGACTATGCCTGCGCGCTCCGCGCCGTCACCTCAGTCGACGGAATGACGGCGGACTATTACCCGTTCAGCCACGAGTTCCTAGGCGAAACGGCGACCCGCATAATAAACGAAGTCAAAGGGATAAACCGCGTCACCTACGACATAACATCAAAACCGCCGGGCACGATCGAGTGGGAGTGA
- a CDS encoding NfeD family protein, which yields MPEFDLFALLAGASPWWWVALAVIVGVIELLTFSYFLIWVALAALATGVTLWFAPGLGGAAQLALFAALAVVLTVAGRAWLARRRVVDGAPGLNRRSEQMVGRVGKTMAAFERGEGVLLIDGVRWSARLRTGAAGPGETLRVIGAEGMVLICEPA from the coding sequence ATGCCCGAGTTCGACCTTTTCGCCCTGCTCGCCGGCGCGTCGCCGTGGTGGTGGGTTGCGCTCGCGGTCATCGTCGGCGTGATCGAACTGCTGACCTTCTCGTATTTCCTGATCTGGGTCGCGCTGGCCGCGCTCGCCACCGGCGTCACGCTCTGGTTCGCGCCGGGATTGGGCGGCGCGGCGCAACTCGCGCTCTTCGCTGCGCTCGCGGTCGTTCTGACCGTGGCCGGGCGCGCCTGGTTGGCGCGTCGCCGAGTGGTGGACGGCGCGCCGGGACTCAATCGGCGGTCGGAGCAGATGGTCGGACGCGTCGGAAAGACGATGGCGGCGTTCGAACGCGGTGAGGGTGTGCTCCTTATCGACGGCGTGCGCTGGAGCGCGCGGCTGAGGACCGGCGCGGCCGGCCCGGGCGAGACGCTGAGGGTGATCGGCGCAGAGGGCATGGTCCTGATCTGCGAACCGGCCTGA
- a CDS encoding SPFH domain-containing protein, with translation MDFLSANVFVIALVVFVLIAISRGVRSVPQGEEWTVERFGRYTTSLKPGLRFIIPIVDQIGRKVNMMETVLDIEGQEVITRDNVMVRADAVAFYQVVDAAKASYEVRDLEHALTNLSQTNARTVLGAMDLDEMLSNRDMINSRLLDVIDQASTPWGVKVLRVEIKDLSPPADITEAMAKQMKAEREKRAEVLEAEGLKQAAILKAEGVRESQIREAEGRREAAFLDAEARERAAEAEAKATEMVSKAIAEGDVQAINYFVAQKYTEALRDVAAAPNAKTVMIPLEASGLIGSIAGIAELAKTVGKQD, from the coding sequence ATGGATTTTCTGAGCGCTAACGTATTCGTCATCGCGCTTGTCGTTTTCGTCCTGATTGCGATCAGCCGGGGCGTCAGGTCGGTGCCGCAGGGCGAGGAGTGGACCGTCGAGCGCTTCGGCCGCTACACAACCTCGCTGAAACCCGGTCTCCGCTTCATCATTCCGATCGTCGACCAGATCGGGCGCAAGGTGAACATGATGGAGACGGTGCTGGACATCGAGGGCCAGGAGGTCATCACCCGCGACAACGTCATGGTGAGGGCCGACGCCGTCGCCTTTTACCAGGTAGTCGACGCGGCGAAGGCGTCGTACGAGGTGCGCGATCTGGAGCACGCGCTCACCAATCTCAGCCAGACCAACGCAAGGACCGTGCTCGGCGCGATGGACCTCGACGAGATGCTGTCCAATCGCGACATGATCAACAGTCGGCTCCTCGACGTGATCGACCAAGCCTCGACCCCCTGGGGGGTGAAGGTGCTGCGCGTGGAGATCAAGGATCTCTCGCCGCCCGCCGACATCACTGAGGCGATGGCGAAGCAGATGAAGGCCGAGCGCGAGAAACGCGCCGAAGTGCTGGAGGCCGAGGGGCTGAAACAGGCCGCGATCCTGAAGGCCGAGGGTGTGCGCGAGAGCCAGATCAGGGAGGCCGAGGGGCGGCGCGAGGCGGCGTTTCTCGACGCCGAAGCCCGCGAGCGCGCCGCCGAGGCGGAGGCGAAGGCGACAGAGATGGTCTCCAAGGCCATCGCCGAGGGCGACGTGCAGGCGATCAACTATTTCGTCGCGCAGAAATACACCGAGGCGCTCCGCGATGTCGCCGCCGCGCCGAACGCCAAGACGGTGATGATTCCACTGGAGGCGTCCGGGCTGATCGGGTCCATCGCCGGAATCGCCGAGCTCGCCAAAACGGTCGGAAAGCAGGACTGA
- a CDS encoding MarC family protein, with protein MIEIYATAFATLFVMIDPIGVAPLFATLTQGASLRQRMAIALRGVLIGGALLLIFGLIGDAALSAVGISVPAFRIAGGLMLFLLAVDMLFEKRGQRRQQHADAEAEANDPSVFPLATPLIAGPGALTAMVLLAADVKGDPAGSFVVYGALLTILLITFLFLIATDLIERALGDTGIKVLTRLFGMMLGALAVQFVLDGVEGYMTTL; from the coding sequence ATGATCGAGATCTACGCCACCGCCTTCGCCACGCTCTTCGTCATGATCGACCCGATCGGCGTCGCGCCGCTATTCGCGACGCTGACGCAGGGCGCGAGCCTTCGCCAGCGAATGGCGATCGCGCTGCGCGGCGTCCTCATCGGCGGCGCGCTGCTGCTGATCTTCGGCCTGATCGGCGACGCCGCGTTGAGCGCTGTCGGCATCTCGGTGCCGGCCTTCCGGATCGCCGGTGGGCTGATGCTGTTCCTGCTCGCCGTCGACATGCTGTTCGAGAAACGCGGCCAGCGCCGTCAACAGCACGCCGACGCGGAGGCGGAGGCGAACGACCCCTCGGTCTTTCCACTGGCGACGCCGCTGATCGCTGGGCCCGGCGCGCTGACCGCAATGGTTCTTCTCGCGGCTGACGTGAAAGGCGATCCCGCAGGGTCGTTCGTGGTTTACGGCGCGCTCCTCACGATTCTTCTCATCACCTTCCTGTTCCTGATCGCCACGGATCTGATCGAACGCGCGCTCGGCGACACCGGAATCAAGGTGCTTACCCGGCTCTTCGGCATGATGCTGGGCGCGCTCGCGGTGCAGTTCGTTCTGGACGGGGTCGAAGGTTACATGACGACGCTCTGA
- a CDS encoding YdeI/OmpD-associated family protein, whose product MSKANAKIEAFFANTDAWREELAALRAILLASPLTEDFKWNSPCYTFEGGNVAALWRLKTRCAVAFFKGALMTDSEGRLAPPGANSRAMRMIAFDGVEEIARAEAGLKASIAEAIGVEKAGMRVEFPKDDIAFPDELVELLSRNQELNAAFDALTPGRRRGYLLHFSGARKSATRTSRIEKSAPRIRAGKGMHDR is encoded by the coding sequence ATGAGCAAGGCGAACGCGAAGATCGAGGCGTTCTTCGCCAACACGGACGCGTGGCGGGAGGAACTGGCGGCGTTGCGAGCGATCCTGCTCGCCAGCCCTCTGACTGAGGATTTCAAGTGGAATTCGCCCTGCTATACATTTGAGGGCGGCAATGTCGCCGCGCTCTGGCGGCTCAAGACCAGATGTGCGGTGGCCTTCTTCAAGGGCGCCCTCATGACGGATTCGGAGGGCCGCCTCGCGCCTCCCGGCGCCAATTCGCGCGCGATGCGTATGATCGCCTTCGACGGCGTCGAGGAGATCGCGCGGGCGGAAGCCGGTCTGAAGGCTTCAATCGCGGAAGCCATCGGTGTGGAGAAGGCGGGAATGCGGGTCGAGTTCCCGAAGGACGACATCGCGTTTCCCGATGAACTGGTCGAGCTTCTGAGCCGCAATCAGGAACTGAACGCGGCGTTCGACGCGCTGACGCCGGGGCGTCGGAGAGGGTACCTGTTGCATTTCTCCGGGGCCAGGAAATCCGCGACCCGAACGTCCCGGATCGAGAAATCGGCGCCGAGGATCCGCGCGGGCAAGGGAATGCATGACCGCTGA
- a CDS encoding SIMPL domain-containing protein: MNLHRPAALCAVLILAASAALADPVLTVRGEGYASAAPDQATVRIGVETRAAQAAEALSANSEAAGALIAAAIERGVERADIQTSGLSLRPLYDNRSNRDGEAPTLTGFAVSNEVVLRLTDVAGVGETLGVLVGAGANRLNGISFGLADDQRLMDMARRAAVADAQRKALLYAEAAGVNLGELVSIDEEGGGVTPRPMMRAMAESAVPPVEAGETTVSASVRMAWMIRREE, translated from the coding sequence ATGAATCTGCATCGACCCGCGGCCTTGTGCGCCGTGCTCATCCTCGCCGCCTCCGCCGCGCTCGCCGATCCCGTGCTGACCGTGCGCGGCGAAGGATACGCGAGCGCCGCGCCCGATCAGGCGACCGTAAGGATCGGGGTCGAAACCCGCGCGGCGCAGGCGGCGGAAGCTCTCTCCGCGAATTCGGAGGCGGCTGGGGCGCTGATCGCTGCGGCCATCGAACGCGGCGTCGAGAGGGCGGATATCCAGACCAGCGGGCTGTCGCTGCGTCCGCTTTACGACAACCGGAGCAACCGCGACGGCGAAGCGCCCACGCTGACCGGCTTCGCCGTCTCCAACGAAGTGGTCCTGCGGCTCACGGACGTCGCCGGGGTCGGCGAGACGCTCGGCGTGCTCGTCGGCGCGGGCGCGAACCGGCTGAACGGCATCAGCTTCGGGCTTGCGGACGATCAGCGATTGATGGACATGGCGCGCCGCGCGGCGGTGGCGGATGCGCAGAGAAAGGCGCTGCTGTACGCCGAGGCGGCGGGCGTCAATCTTGGCGAACTCGTCTCCATCGACGAGGAAGGTGGCGGCGTCACGCCGCGCCCGATGATGCGTGCGATGGCGGAGAGTGCAGTTCCTCCCGTCGAGGCCGGCGAGACCACGGTCTCGGCGAGCGTCCGCATGGCCTGGATGATCCGTCGCGAGGAATAG